In one window of Nocardia brasiliensis DNA:
- a CDS encoding UDP-N-acetylmuramoyl-L-alanyl-D-glutamate--2,6-diaminopimelate ligase has translation MQSGEPRTLRPAQPPVTPLAALAAAVGAEPTGVRSVDAVSVTGIEQRSGAVVPGDLFVALPGARAHGARFAADAVERGAVAVYTDAAGAELAGALPVPVLVREDPRAALGELSAAVYGRPCERLRIIGITGTSGKTTTSYLVEAGLAAAGLSTALIGTIETRIGGRRVPSALTTPEAPQLHAMFALMVEQGVDAVVMEVSSHALALGRVDGVRFTVGAFTNLSQDHLDFHADFEDYFAAKRRLFEPASPIAARTAVVCVDDQWGRRLADGLDAPITVSTVELRPHAPEQTATPEHVATSDWSLDGAITAHGGEQEFTAAGPDGTVDVRLRLPGRYNVANGLLAVAICAAAGVDAAVAAPALATVDVPGRMQRVERGQDFLAIVDYAHKPAALESVIATLRGYLADDSPQAPGRLAVVVGAGGDRDAGKRAMMGAVGAHADLLIITDDNPRSEDPASIRAALRAGALELPEAARGTVLELGDRAEAIAAAVNWARPGDVVLVAGKGHEAGQEIQGVKHPFDDREVLAAALDRRSPHHADAEDLTVS, from the coding sequence GTGCAGTCCGGTGAACCGCGTACGTTGCGGCCCGCCCAGCCACCTGTGACGCCGCTGGCCGCGCTGGCCGCCGCCGTCGGGGCGGAGCCGACCGGCGTGCGGTCGGTGGACGCGGTGTCGGTGACCGGCATCGAACAGCGCTCGGGGGCGGTGGTGCCCGGTGATCTGTTCGTGGCCCTGCCCGGGGCGCGGGCGCACGGTGCCCGGTTCGCCGCGGACGCGGTCGAACGCGGCGCGGTGGCGGTGTACACCGACGCGGCGGGGGCCGAGCTGGCCGGGGCGCTGCCGGTGCCCGTGCTGGTGCGGGAGGATCCGCGCGCGGCGCTCGGTGAGCTGTCCGCGGCCGTCTACGGCCGTCCGTGCGAGCGGCTGCGCATCATCGGGATCACCGGCACCTCGGGCAAGACCACCACCTCGTACCTGGTGGAGGCGGGCCTGGCCGCCGCGGGCCTGTCCACGGCGCTGATCGGCACCATCGAGACCAGGATCGGCGGTCGCCGGGTGCCGAGCGCGCTGACCACGCCGGAGGCGCCGCAGCTGCACGCGATGTTCGCGCTGATGGTCGAGCAGGGCGTGGACGCGGTGGTGATGGAGGTGTCCAGCCACGCGCTCGCGCTGGGGCGGGTCGACGGCGTGCGGTTCACCGTCGGCGCGTTCACCAACCTGTCGCAGGATCACCTGGACTTCCACGCCGATTTCGAGGACTACTTCGCCGCCAAGCGCAGGCTGTTCGAACCGGCCTCGCCGATCGCCGCGCGCACCGCGGTGGTCTGCGTCGACGATCAGTGGGGACGCAGGCTCGCGGACGGTCTGGACGCGCCGATCACGGTCTCCACCGTCGAGCTGCGCCCGCACGCCCCGGAGCAGACCGCCACGCCGGAGCACGTCGCGACCAGTGATTGGTCGCTCGACGGCGCGATCACCGCGCACGGCGGCGAGCAGGAGTTCACCGCCGCGGGCCCGGACGGCACCGTCGATGTGCGCCTACGCCTGCCCGGCCGCTACAACGTGGCCAACGGCCTGCTCGCGGTGGCGATCTGCGCGGCGGCGGGTGTCGATGCCGCGGTGGCCGCGCCCGCGCTGGCCACCGTGGACGTGCCGGGGCGAATGCAGCGGGTCGAGCGCGGCCAGGACTTCCTCGCGATCGTCGACTACGCGCACAAGCCCGCCGCGCTGGAATCGGTGATCGCCACGCTGCGTGGCTATCTCGCCGACGACTCACCCCAGGCGCCGGGGCGCCTCGCCGTGGTCGTCGGCGCGGGCGGGGACCGCGACGCGGGCAAACGCGCGATGATGGGCGCGGTGGGCGCGCACGCCGACCTGCTGATCATCACCGACGACAACCCGCGCAGCGAGGACCCGGCGAGCATCAGGGCGGCACTGCGGGCGGGTGCGCTGGAACTGCCCGAAGCCGCGCGCGGTACCGTGCTCGAGCTCGGTGATCGTGCCGAAGCCATTGCGGCGGCAGTGAATTGGGCACGGCCCGGCGACGTGGTTCTGGTCGCGGGCAAGGGCCACGAGGCAGGGCAGGAGATCCAGGGCGTGAAGCACCCGTTCGACGATCGCGAGGTGCTCGCGGCGGCACTGGACAGGCGAAGTCCGCACCACGCGGACGCGGAGGACTTGACGGTTTCATGA
- a CDS encoding UDP-N-acetylmuramoyl-tripeptide--D-alanyl-D-alanine ligase: MIEMTLREIADVVGATLHDVPDPEVRVTGSVEFDSRRIGPGDLFLALPGDNVDGHDYAAAAVAAGATAVLAARPVGVPALVVTPNSGAVPSSSVALSGDSDGSGAAALAALADLARASVQRLTAAGTLTVIGVTGSSGKTSTKDLLAAVLAPLGPVVAPPGSFNNELGHPWTALRANADTRFLVLELSARGPGHIAALAEVAPPTVGVVLNVGTAHLGEFGSREAIAKTKGELVQALAPTGLAVLNADDPQVAAMAARTTARVVTVGLSEGADIRATDVRLDDQARAVFTVHTAAGSAPVRLAVHGEHQVGNALSAIAVALECGAELDAIAAALSGARAASERRMDVRTTADGVTVVNDSYNANPDSVRAALKALVTMSRAGQTPRRSWAVLGEMGELGEESVIEHDRIGRLAVRLDVDRLIVVGSGRPSRAMHQGAVMEGSWGEESILVPDIGAAIALLDEEVAAGDVVLVKASKSVGLWAVAEHLINTERDHNEPEALQ, translated from the coding sequence ATGATCGAGATGACACTGCGGGAGATCGCGGACGTCGTGGGCGCCACGCTGCACGACGTGCCCGACCCGGAGGTGCGCGTAACCGGTTCGGTCGAATTCGATTCGCGCCGAATCGGTCCCGGTGATCTGTTCCTGGCCCTGCCGGGGGACAACGTGGACGGCCACGACTACGCGGCCGCGGCCGTCGCCGCGGGGGCGACGGCCGTGCTCGCCGCGCGCCCGGTCGGCGTGCCCGCGCTCGTGGTCACGCCGAACTCCGGCGCGGTGCCGTCGAGTTCGGTTGCGCTGAGCGGGGATTCGGATGGATCGGGCGCGGCCGCGCTGGCCGCCCTCGCCGACCTGGCCCGCGCGAGCGTGCAACGGCTCACCGCCGCGGGAACTCTCACGGTGATCGGGGTGACCGGTTCCTCCGGTAAGACCTCCACCAAGGACCTGCTCGCCGCGGTGCTCGCCCCGCTCGGCCCCGTCGTCGCCCCGCCCGGTTCGTTCAACAACGAGCTCGGTCACCCGTGGACGGCCTTGCGCGCCAATGCCGATACCCGATTCCTGGTGCTCGAGCTCTCGGCCAGGGGGCCGGGACACATCGCCGCGCTGGCCGAGGTCGCCCCGCCGACCGTCGGCGTCGTGCTCAATGTCGGCACCGCGCACCTCGGCGAGTTCGGCAGCCGCGAAGCCATCGCCAAGACCAAAGGCGAACTGGTGCAGGCGCTTGCGCCGACCGGCCTCGCCGTGCTCAACGCCGACGACCCGCAGGTGGCCGCGATGGCCGCGCGCACGACCGCGCGGGTGGTGACCGTCGGGCTCTCCGAGGGTGCCGACATCAGGGCCACCGACGTCCGCCTCGACGATCAGGCACGCGCCGTCTTCACCGTGCACACCGCCGCGGGCAGCGCGCCGGTGCGCCTGGCCGTGCACGGCGAACATCAGGTCGGCAACGCGCTTTCCGCGATCGCGGTCGCGCTGGAGTGCGGTGCCGAGTTGGACGCGATCGCCGCCGCGCTCTCCGGCGCGCGCGCCGCGTCCGAGCGCCGGATGGACGTGCGCACCACCGCCGACGGGGTCACCGTCGTCAACGATTCCTACAACGCCAACCCGGACTCGGTGCGAGCCGCGCTCAAGGCGCTGGTCACCATGTCCAGGGCCGGGCAGACCCCGCGCCGCAGCTGGGCGGTGCTCGGCGAAATGGGCGAACTGGGCGAGGAATCGGTGATCGAACACGACCGCATCGGACGGCTCGCGGTGCGGTTGGATGTGGACCGGCTGATCGTCGTCGGATCCGGAAGGCCGTCCCGCGCGATGCATCAGGGAGCGGTGATGGAAGGCTCATGGGGTGAGGAGTCGATCCTGGTGCCCGATATCGGCGCCGCCATCGCGTTGCTCGACGAGGAAGTCGCCGCCGGGGACGTGGTGCTGGTGAAAGCGTCGAAGTCGGTGGGCCTCTGGGCAGTCGCCGAGCATCTGATCAATACCGAGCGCGACCACAACGAGCCGGAGGCGTTGCAGTGA
- the mraY gene encoding phospho-N-acetylmuramoyl-pentapeptide-transferase yields the protein MRQILFAAAIALAVSILLTPLLIKMFAKQGFGQEIRVDGPASHQAKRGTPTMGGVAIIVGMWAGYLGSHLIGIGYNADGPSASGLLVLGLATALGGVGFVDDFIKIRKQRNLGLTAAGKYLGQLTSAVVFGVLALQFRGASGLTPASRHLSYVRDISTVTMGVVVFLVFVCLVVVAWSNAVNLTDGLDGLAAGSMSLVLGGYVVITFWQYYHACETKPETGCYNVRDPLDLALVCAAGAAACVGFLWWNAAPAKIFMGDTGSLALGGLLAGLSITTRTELLMIVIGALFVAETLSVVLQVAVYRTTRNRLFKMAPFHHHFELSKWAETTVIIRFWLLAAIASAVGLGLFYSEYLSAVG from the coding sequence GTGAGGCAAATCCTGTTCGCGGCGGCGATCGCGCTCGCCGTCTCGATCCTGCTGACCCCGTTGCTGATCAAGATGTTCGCCAAACAGGGTTTCGGCCAGGAGATCCGGGTCGACGGCCCGGCCAGTCACCAGGCCAAGCGCGGCACCCCCACGATGGGCGGCGTCGCGATCATCGTCGGCATGTGGGCCGGATACCTCGGCTCGCACCTGATCGGCATCGGCTACAACGCCGATGGCCCTTCGGCATCGGGTCTGCTGGTGCTCGGCCTGGCCACCGCGCTGGGCGGGGTCGGCTTCGTCGACGACTTCATCAAGATCCGTAAGCAGCGCAACCTCGGCCTCACCGCCGCGGGCAAGTATCTCGGTCAGCTGACCTCCGCCGTGGTCTTCGGCGTGCTCGCCCTGCAGTTCCGCGGTGCGAGCGGGCTCACCCCGGCCAGCAGGCACCTGTCCTATGTGCGCGACATCAGCACGGTGACAATGGGTGTCGTCGTATTCCTGGTGTTCGTCTGCCTGGTCGTCGTCGCCTGGTCCAACGCGGTGAACCTCACCGACGGACTGGACGGGCTCGCGGCCGGTTCGATGAGCCTGGTGCTCGGCGGTTATGTGGTGATCACCTTCTGGCAGTACTACCACGCCTGCGAGACCAAGCCCGAAACCGGTTGCTACAACGTGCGTGACCCGCTCGATCTGGCGCTGGTGTGCGCCGCGGGCGCCGCCGCGTGCGTCGGGTTCCTGTGGTGGAATGCCGCGCCCGCCAAGATCTTCATGGGTGACACCGGTTCGCTGGCGCTGGGCGGCCTGCTGGCCGGGCTGTCCATCACCACCCGCACCGAACTGCTGATGATCGTGATCGGCGCGCTGTTCGTCGCCGAGACGCTCTCGGTGGTACTGCAGGTGGCGGTGTACCGCACCACGCGCAACCGGCTGTTCAAGATGGCGCCGTTCCATCATCACTTCGAACTCAGTAAATGGGCCGAAACCACGGTGATCATCAGGTTCTGGCTATTGGCCGCGATAGCGTCCGCGGTCGGACTCGGTTTGTTCTACAGCGAATATCTCTCTGCGGTCGGGTGA